The sequence GCTGGTCGTGCTGGCGTTGCAGAACAACATGAACTACCTGCTCACCCCGAGCCAGGTTCAGTCGGGCGAGGCGGCCAGCTACAACACGTTCCGCCTCGGCGGCATGGTCAAGGCCGGCTCGATCCAGCGCTCCAGCGACTCGCTCAAGGTCACCTTCACCGTGGTCGACGCCGGCGGCGCGATGCCGGTGGAATACACCGGCATCCTGCCCGACCTGTTCCGCGACAACCAGTCGGTGATCGCCACCGGCCACATGGACGGCGCCCGCTTCGTCGCCACCGAAGTGCTGGCCAAGCATGACGAGACCTACATGCCGAAGGAACTGAAGGACGCCATGGCGAAGGCGCACGAAGGGAAGCGGGTCGAAGAAGGTGCCGCGGCACCGAACAACATGCAAGGGAACCCCAAGCCATGACCCCCGAACTCGGCCAACTCGCGTTGATCCTCGCCCTGTTGCTGGCGCTGGCGCAGAGCATCCTGCCGCTGATCGGCGCATGGCGCAGCAACCGCGCACTGATGGCGGTGGCGCGCCCGGCCGCGGCCGGCCAGGCGGTGTTCGTGGCGATGGCGTTCGGCATCCTGGCCTGGGCGTTCCTGCGCTTCGACTTCTCGGTGCAGTACGTGGCCGACAACTCGAACCTGGCGCTGCCGTGGTACTACCGCATAGCCGCGGTATGGGGCGCGCACGAGGGTTCGCTGCTGCTGTGGATCCTGATCCTCAATGTATGGACGGTGGCGCTGGCCGCGTTCAGCCAGAAGCTGCCCGAGGTGTTCGCCTCGCGCGTGCTCGCCGTGATGGGGCTGATCGCGGTGGGCTTCCTCGCCTTCATCATCTTCACTTCCAACCCGTTCGGCCGACTGCTGCCGATGCCGGGCGACGGCGCGGACCTGAACCCGGTGCTGCAGGACCCGGGCATGACCTTCCACCCGCCGATGCTGTACATGGGCTACGTCGGCTTCTCGGTGGCGTTCGCGTTCTCGATCGCCGCGCTGCTCGGCGGCGAGCTGGAACAGGCGTGGGTGCGCTGGGCACGACCGTGGACCAACGTCGCCTGGGCCTTCCTCACCTGCGGCATCGTCGCCGGCAGCTGGTGGGCCTATGCCGAGCTGGGCTGGGGCGGCTGGTGGTTCTGGGACCCGGTGGAGAACGCCAGCTTCATGCCGTGGCTGGTCGGCGCCGCGCTGATCCACGCGCAGGCGGTGACCGAGAAGCGCGGCTCGCTGCGCGCATGGACCATCCTGCTGTCGATCTTCGCGTTCTCGCTGTCCCTGCTCGGCACCTTCCTGGTGCGCTCGGGCGTGCTCACCTCGGTGCATGCGTTCGCCTCCGACCCGCGCCGCGGCGTGTTCATCCTGGCCTTCCTGACCATCGTGGTCGGCGGCTCGCTGCTGCTGTACGCACTGCGTGCGCCGAAGGTGCTCGGCGGCAAGGCGTTCAACGTGGTGTCGCGCGAGACGGTGCTGCTGATCGGCAACCTGATGTTCGCGGTGGCCGCGGCGATGGTGCTGCTGGGCACGCTGTTCCCGCTGATCGGCGATGCGCTGAACCTGGGCCGGATCTCGGTGGGCCCGCCCTACTTCGGCTTCCTGTTCCCGCTGCTGATGGCGCCGATCGTGTTGCTGCTGCCGTTCGGCCCGTTCCTGCGCTGGGGCAAGGGCGAGGCACCGGTACTCAAGAGCCTGCTGCTGCGCGTATTCATCGCCGCGCTGGCCTGCGCCATCATCGCGGCCTTCCTGGTCGAGGGAAACCTGAAGACGATCGTCGGCGTGGCCGCCGCCGTGTGGATCATGGTCGGCGTGCTGCTCTATGCCTACAAGCGCTGGCGTGAAGCGCCGCGCGGCCGGCGCTATCCCGGCGAGCTGGCCGGCATGCTGCTGGCGCATCTTGGCGTGGGCGTGTTCGTGGCCGGCGTGCTGCTGTCCGAATCGCTCAGCGTGACCCGCGACGTGCGCATGGCGCCGGGTGAAACGCAGCACATCGGCAGCTACGACTTCCGCTTCGACGGCGTGCACCACACCACCGGCCCGAACTGGACCGCCGACCAGGGCGTGGTCACGGTGACCCGCGGCGAAAAACAGATCGCCGTGATGCACCCGCAGAAACGCACCTACCCGCGCGGCCAGGTGCAGACCGAGTCCGCCGTGGACGCCGGCGTCACCCGCGATCTCTACGTGGCGCTGGGTGAGCCGATGGATGCCAACGACATCGAGGGTGCATGGGCGTTGCGGCTGTACTACAAGCCGTTCATCCGCTGGATCTGGGCCGGCGGCCTGCTGATGATGCTGGGTGGCCTGGTCTGCGCCACCGACAAGCGCTTCCGCATCAAGCGCAGCGTCACCGCTGAAGCCGGCGCCACCGCTGCCGAGGGCCTGCAGGTACAGGAAACGCGCGCATGAGTCGCCTGCTTCCGTTCATCGGTTTCATGCTGCTGGTCGGGCTGTTCGGCTTCGGCATCTGGTGGAACACCCAGCACGATCCGAACGCGATCCCGACGCCGCTGCTGAACAAGCCGGCGCCCGCGTTCAACCTGCCCAAGCTGTACGAGCCCGCGCAGACGGTCAGCAAGGCCGACCTGCTGGGCAAGCCCTACCTGCTCAACGTGTTTGCCAGCTGGTGCATCGAATGTGGCGTGGAGCACCCGGTGCTGACTGCCGAAGGCCCGACCCTGGGCGTGCAGCTGGTCGGCTACAACTACAAGGACGCGCCGGCCGACGCGAAAGCCTGGCTGGCCAAACACGGCAACCCGTACGACCTGCTGATCGCCGACGAGCCGGGCCAGACCGCGATCGACTTCGGCGTGTACGGCGCACCGGAAAGCTTCCTGGTCGACGCCAAGGGCGTGATCCGCTACAAGCACATCGGCCCGCTGACCCCCGACGTGATGGCGAAGGAACTGAAGCCGGCGATCGCGGCGATGCTGAAGGAGGTGCCGTGATGCGGCTGCCCCTACGCATGCTGCTCGTGGCGCTGCTCGCGTTCGCCGGCGTCGCCCACGCCCAGGCGATCGAGCCGATGCCGTTCAAGGACCACGCCCAGGAACTGCGCTTCCAGCACCTCACCCACCAGCTGCGCTGCCCGATGTGCCAGAACGAGACGCTGGCCGATTCCAACGCGCCGATCGCGCGCGACCTGCGCAACCAGATCTTCCGGATGATGCAGCAGGGCAGCAGCGACGAGGAGATCAAGCAGTACCTGGTCGCGCGCTATTCCGATTTCGTGCTGTATGACCCGCCACTGACCTCGCGCACCTGGCTGCTCTGGTTCGGTCCGCTGCTGATCCTGCTCGGCGGCGCCGGCGTGGTACTGGTGGCGATCCGCCGGCGCCGCCGGCTCGGCAGTACCACTACTGAAACACCGGCCGGCAACGGTCCGATCGACAACGGGGACGACTGGTGAAGACCGTTTTTTTCATTGCCGCCGCCGCGATGATCGTTGTGGCGCTGGCCGTGCTGTTGCTGCCGCTGATGCGCCAGGGTCGCCGCTCCGGTCGCCCGCGCAGCGTGTTCGCGCTGGCCCTGCTGATCGCGCTCGCGTTGCCACTGGGCACCGGCGCGCTGTACCTGCTGGTGGGTACGCCGGCCGCGTTGAACGGGGTGACCGCCGCGGCCGCCGCGCCGCTCAGCATGCAGCAGGCGCTTACCGAACTGCGCACGCACCTGCAGCAGCAGCCAGACGACCTGCAGGGCTGGATGCTGCTGGCCCAGACCAGCAGCATGCTGCGCCAGCCGGCCGAGGCGCGCGATGCGTTCGACCACGCGCTCAAGCTCGCCCCGAACAACGCCGAGGCGATGATCGGCTGGGCCGAGAACGACTCGATGACGCGCGACGACCACCTGATCGAAGGCCGCGCGCTGGATCTGCTCAAGCGCGCCGTGCAACTGCACCCGGACAGCCAGCGCGGCCTGTGGCTGCTCGGCATCAGCGACTTCCAGCGCGGCGCCTACCGCGAAGCCGCCGCCACCTGGCGCCTGCTGCAGCCTCAGCTGGAGCCGGGCTCGAAGGTGGCCACGGCGGTCGCCGAGCAGATTGCCGTGGCCGACGCCCGCTCTGGCGGCGCGCCGGCCGGCGCATCGTCGAGCGCTGCCACAGCTGCTCCGCAAGGTGCCGCACTGCAGGTGCAGGTGGCGCTGGCGCCGGCGCTGAAGGACAAGCTCGCCCCCGGTGACGCACTGTTCGTCTACGCCCGTGCCGAGAACGGCCCGCCGATGCCGCTGGCCGTGGCCAAACTCGATCCGGCGCAGTTGCCCACCACCGTCACGCTGAACGACGCCATGGCGATGACGCCGGCCTACCGGCTGTCCTCGGTCCAGCGCGTCTTCGTCGGCGCGCGCATCAGCCACAGCGGCCAGCCGGTCGCCCAGCCCGGCGACCTGGAAGGCGACGCCGGCGTGGTCGCGGTGGACAGCAAGACGCCAATCAAGATCAGCATCGACAAGGTGCATTGACGATGGGCGACGCGCGCCGTTATTACGCCCTGCCCTCGCCATTCGCGATGAAGCGTGGCGGCGAATTGCACGGCGCACATGTCGCCTACGAGACCTGGGGCACGCTGAACGCCGCACGCGACAACGCCGTGCTGGTGCTCACCGGCCTGTCGCCCAGCGCACACATGACCTCGTGCGAAGAGGACCCGTCACCAGGCTGGTGGGAAGGCATGGCCGGCCCCGGCAAGGCGATCGACACCACCCGCTGGTTCGTGATCTGCGTGAACTCGCTGGGCAGCGACAAGGGTTCGACCTGCCCCGCCTCGATCGATCCGTCCACCGGCGAGCCGTACCGCCTGAGCTTCCCCGAAATGGCGCTGGAAGACGTCGCCAACGCCGCGCATGGCGTCGCCGGCAGCCTCGGCATCAGCCAGCTGGCCTGCCTGATCGGCTGCTCGATGGGCGGCATGAGCGCGCTGGCCTACATGCTGCTGCACCCCGACAGCGCGCGCGCGCACATCAGCGTGGACACCGCGCCGCAGGCGCAGCCGTTCGCCATCGCGATCCGCTCGCTGCAGCGCGAGGCGATCCGGCTCGACCCGCAGTTCAACGACGGCAACTACGACATCCATGCGGAGCAAGGTGGCCGCTACCCCGACCTCGGCATGAGCATCGCGCGCAAGCTCGGCGTGATCACCTATCGCTCCGCGATGGAATGGAACGGCCGCTTCGCGCGCATCCGGCTCGATCCCGAGCAGCGCGAGGACGAGCCATTCGGCCGCGAGTTCCAGGTCGAGTCCTACCTGGAAGGCCACGCCCAGCGCTTCGTACGCCATTTCGACCCGAACAGCTATCTCTACCTGTCGCGCGCCAGCGACTGGTTCGACATCGCCGAATACGGCCACGGCAGCGTGCTGGAAGGCCTCAGACGCATCCGCATCGAACAGGCGATGGTGATCGGCGTCAGCACCGACATCCTGTTCCCGCTACAGCAGCAGGAACAGATCGCCGAAGGCCTGGAAGCCGCCGGCGCGAAGGTGGAATTCGTGGCGCTGGATTCGCCGCAGGGCCACGACGCGTTCCTGGTCGACATCGACAACTACAGCCGCGCGATCGGTGGCTTCCTGAACAGGCTGGCGGCCGGGTGAATGCCGCGCTGCTAAGATAAGCCGCACCACGCATCCCACCGAGATCATCATGCTCACCCTGGATTTCCCCGGCAGCCGCACCCTGATCGACGCGATCGACGCCGCCGTGGCCAAACCGACCACCCACGAACTCACCGACAGCCTGCGCAACAGCCTGTGCAAGCTGATCCGCGAGAATGCCGTCACCCTGCCCGACTGCGTGTTCGAGGCGAATGCCGAGCACTACGCCCGCCGCGAGCTGTACCGCAGCGAGGACCACGGCTACTGCGTGGTGGCGATGACCTGGGGGCCAGGCCAGGGCACGCCGATCCACGACCACGACGGCATGTGGTGCGTCGAAGGTGTCTGGAACGGCGCGCTGGAGATCGTGCAGTACGAACTGATCGAGCACGACGCACAGCGCTACTGCTTCCAGCCGGTCGGCTCGATCCAGGCCGGCGCCGGCTCGGCCGGCAGCCTGATCCCGCCGCACGAATACCACAGCATCCGCAACCCCAGCGACAGCGCGGTCACCGTCAGCCTGCACATCTACTCCGGCCCGATGACCCGCTGCTCGGTGTTCCAGCCGCTGCCGGAAGACCGCTGGTACGGCCGCGACGTGCGCCAGCTGGGTCTCGACCGCGTGCACTGAACCCGGCATAATCACCCGCTCGCACATGCCGGCGTGGCGGAATGGTAGACGCGGCGGACTCAAAATCCGCTTGTGGTGACACAGTGGAGGTTCGAGTCCTCTCGCCGGTACCAGCTCACGAAGAACCCCGCCTCGCGCGGGGTTTTTCATGCCTGGAGATCTTGAACAGCCTCTTACAGCTCTCGCACCACCCGGAAGCCGACCCGGCCGCTGCGCGTGTCGCCGCTGCTGCCCTGGCGGTAGGCCGAGTCCACCTGCTCCGGCGAGCTGCCCCACGAGCCGCCGCGCACCACGTGGGAGCGGCAGCCGGGGTTGACCCAGGCGCTGCCGTCGTCCGGCGCGCGGATGTAGTTGTCGTGCCAGCAGTCCAGCACCCACTCGGAGACGTTGCCGTTGATGTCGTACAGGCCGAACGGGTTGGCGGCGAAGCTCATCACCGGCGCCGGCCCCCAGTAGCCGTCGCGGTAGTTGCGGAAGGCGTGGCTCCAGCGGCGGCCGCTGCGCGAGCGGTCGCCGGAGCCGGTCAGGTTTTCCACCGCGCGCTTCGGTGCGTCGTCGCCCCACCAGTAACGGCTGCTGGTGCCGCCGCGCAGCGCGTACTCGAACTCCGCCTCGCTGGGCAGCCGGTAGGTCTTGCCGGTACGCTGGCTCAGCCACTCGGCGTACGCCCTGGCGTCGTTCCAGGAAACGTTCACCACCGGCAGGTTGTCGTCGGCCTTGCGGCCGGCGTAGTCGTCCTGCCAGGTGGCGTCCGCATCGTCGCGCAGCGTGCCGCTGCGCTCGTCATACACGCTGGCGCCACCCAGCTTGATCGAGTCGGGCACGTAACCGCTGGCGCGCACGAATTCGCGGAATTCGCCCACCGTCACCGCGCTGCGCGCCATCGCAAAACCCTTGCTGATGGTGACCGCGTGTTGCGGCGTCTCGGCATCGGTATGGTCTTCCTCGTCGGCCGGTGCGCCCATGCGGAAGCTGCCGGTGGGGATCACCACCATCGCCGGCGTCTTGCCCGGCAGGTCGACGTAGCGGTCGGCGAACACCTGGCCGGGCTTGTAGCTGGCGTACAGGCGCGCGTTGGTCAGCTGTTCGTCGAACGCGGCCAGCGCCGGCAGCGCCGGGGCGATCGCCCGCACCTGCGCCGCCAGCTTCGTCGCCAGTCCGACATTGCCGGCGTCCAGCGCCGAATGCGCCTGCGCCAGCATGCCGTTCGCGCGCTGCTCGCGCATGTCGTCCACGCGCTTGTGCACGTCGATCATCTGCTGCGAACCGGGGCGGATCGCCTGCGCCGCGGCCAGTTCGTGGTCGGCCCCGACAAAATCGTTCTGCGCCACCGCCGCCAGCGCACGGTCCAGCACCGCCCGCTGCACCTGGAAGATGCCCTGCTCGGCCACCGCATTCTGCGGGTCCAGCTTCTGCACCTCGCGGTACAGCTCCAGCGCACTGCCGTCGCGCGGCTGGTCCGCCTTGCCCTGCCGCAGCAAACCGGCGGCCTTCGCCAGCATCGGCCGCACCTGCTCCAGGATCTTCAGGCTCGCCTCCAGTTGCGCCACTTCCGTCTCGGCATTCGGCAGCGTGCGCAGCGCACCAAGCAGGTCCTGCGCCGCGTCGGCGTCGCCCACCGCGATGTCCTGGTCGATCTCCGCCACCAGCCGCGCGCGCACGTCGAACAGGCCCTGCACCGCGTGGCGGCTGTCCGGCTTGTCCTTCAGTGCCTGCTCGAACAAGGCGGCGGCGCTGTCCTTGGCGCCGACCAGCCGGCCGGCACGCAGCGCCACGTTCGCCCGCTCCAGCAGCGCCTGTACCGCGGGCGGGTCCGCGCTGAGCTGCTCGGGCAGGTTCGCGTTCTTGCTGCCGCGCGCGGCGATCACCGCCGCCGGCGCCAGCGTCAGCGGCGGCCCGGCATTCAGTTCGTTGATCGTCGACAACCGCTCCGGCTGCAGGCCGCTGCCCGGCGCGGCCGCACCGAGCGACATCGAACGGCGCGGCGCCTGCGCCGGATTGACGTGGAACAGCCCCGGGAAGAAGTGGTACAGCAGCGCAAACCCCAGCACGATCACCCCAAGCGCCCCGCCGAGCGCGCGCTGACGGCGCAGGGTTGCGTTGTTCGGCATAGATGGGCGTCCTTGGTGCGGCCTGTTATCGTGCGCTGCTCACCATAGGCACAAACCGGCGACAGGGCAATCCACGCCCGCGCCTTTCCAAGGAGTACCGATGTCACCGCCCGAACCCGCCGCTGCCGACTGGATCGACCGTCCCGACGCGCTGCAGGCATGGCTGGCCGCGCTACCCGCCGACGCCGCCGTCGGCCTGGACACCGAGTTCATGCGCCGCAACACCTTCTATCCGCAGCTGGCGCTGCTGCAGCTGGGCTGGAACGGCCGTTACGCCCTGATCGACCCGCTCGCGTTCGCCATCGGCGCCGCGCTGCAGCCGCTGCTCGGCGCCGGCCCCGCGGTGACCATCATGCACAGCGCCGGCGAAGACCTGGAAACCCTCGCGCCGCTGCTGCCGGACGGCCCACACACCCTGTTCGACACCCAGGTCGCCGCCGCCTTCGCCGGCATGGGCCTGGGCCTGAGTTACCGCGCGCTGGTCGCCGAACTCGCCGGCGTGGATCTGGACAAGGGCGAGACCCGCTCGGACTGGCTGCAGCGCCCGCTCACCGACGCGCAGCGCAGCTACGCCGCGCTGGATGTCGTGTACCTGAAAACCATCCACGAACAGCTGGCCGAACGCCTGCAGCGCCGCGACCGCAGCGCCTGGCACGCCGAGGATTGCGCGCGCCTGAAGCAGCGCGCCAGCCATCGTGACGGCGACCCGCAACCGCAGCGTGCACTGCGAGGCGCCGCCGACTGGCCGGTCGCGCAGCAGGCCCTGCTGCGTCGCCTGCTGCAATGGCGTGACCGCAGAGCGCGCCGCCTCGACGTGCCGCGCCCGTGGCTGCTCGACGACACGCTGGCGCTCAACCTGGCGCAGCAGCCGCCGCGCAGCCTCGGCGATCTGGAACAGCGCGGCCGCGGCCAGCGCGCCCTGCGCTCGGCCCAGCGCAGCGAGTTGTTCGAACTGCTCGCCGTGCCCGTCAGCGACGAGGAAATCGCCACCACCGCGCGCATCCCCGGCCACCCGCAGGGTGAGGCGAAGAAGGCGCTGGCGGCGATGAAGGAGCTGATCGACCACCGCGCCGGCGAACTCGACCTGCCGCCCGGCCTGCTGTGCCCGCGCAAGGTGCTGGAGGAATACGTGGTCACCGCCGAATGGCCCGAGTTCCTCGAAGGCTGGCGCCGCGAGGTGCTGCACGACCGCCTGCCCGACCTGCTGCCCGGCTGAGTTCGTCCGGCTCAGCTCTTGGCGAAGCTCCCGCACGCTGCTAATATTCGCGGCTTCCGTGGGGCGGTAGCTCAGCTGGGAGAGCGCCACGTTCGCATCGTGGAGGTCGTGGGTTCGATCCCCATCCGCTCCACCACGGATTCACACGAAAGCCCCCGGCCTCCGGGGGCTTTTTTGTTGGGCGTTTTGTTGGGCATGATGCCACCGCCGCGTCGATGGGCGCGTGCGCTGGCCGCCCCCATCGGCTAGCCTGCGCAGGGGGTGGATCGAAGGAATGGCCATGAGCGGAATCAACCAGGGCGACGCTGACGCCTTCATCGCCAAGTGGCGCGGCGTTACCGCCTCAGAGCTGTCCACCGCGCAGACCTTTGCCATGGACTTGTGCCAGTTGCTCGGCGTGGACCTGCCGCACGCGGACGCCGAACAGCAATACATGTTCGAGCGGCCGGTCACCTTCAGCCACGGCGACGGCAGCAGCTCGGCCGGGCGCATCGACCTGTACAAGCGCGGCTGCTTCGTGCTGGAAGCGAAGAAGCTCAAGGCGCCCACCCACACCAAGGGTTTCGACGACGCCATGCTGCGCGCGCGCAGCCAGGCCGAGCAGTACGCGCGCGCCCTGCCGGCCAGCGAGGGCCGCCCGCCGTTCCTGCTGGTGGTGGACGTGGGCAACCGCATCGAGCTGTATGCGGAGTTCAGCCGCTCCGGCGCCACCTACACGCCGTTCCCCGACCCGCGCAGCCACCGCATCGCGCTCGACGAACTGCGTGACGAAACCATCCGCGCGCGCCTGCGCACCATCTGGACCGACCCGCTCGCGCTCGACCCCAGCCGCGAATCCGCCCGCGTCACCCGCGAGATCGCCGCACGCCTCGCCACCCTCGCCCGCAGTCTGGAAGCCGCCGGCCGCCACGCCGAAGCGGTCGCGCAGTTCCTGATGCGCTGCCTGTTCACCATGTTCGCCGAAGACGTGAAGTTGCTGCCCACCGACAGTTTCCGCGACCTGCTGCTGAAATACGCCGACCAGCCCGACACCGCCATGCGCATGCTCGGCCTGCTCTGGCACGACATGGACACCGGCGGCTTCAGCGGCGCCATCGCCAGCGAGGTGCTGCGCTTCAATGGCAAGCTGTTCAAGCAGCCCGACACTCTGCCGCTCACCCGCGAGCAGATCGCGCTGCTGATCGAGGCGGCCAAGGCCAAGTGGGAACACGTCGAGCCGGCCATCTTCGGCACCCTGCTCGAACGCGCGCTCGACCCCGGCGAGCGGCACAAGCTCGGCGCGCACTACACCCCGCGCGCCTACGTCGAACGGCTGGTGCTGCCCACCGTGATCGAGCCGCTGCGCGGCGAATGGAGCGACGCCCACGCCGCTGCGCTCACCCTCGCCGCCGAAGGCAAGGCCGACGAGGCGGTGAACACCTTGCGCGCGTTCCACCATCGCCTGTGCACGGTCAAGGTGCTCGACCCCGCCTGCGGCAGCGGCAACTTCCTCTACGTCACGCTGGAACACCTGAAGCGCCTCGAAGGCGAAGTGCTCAACGCACTGGACGAACTCGGCTACCGCCAGACCGGCCTGGCGCTCGGCGGCGAACGCGCCGACGCGATGGGCGGCGAAACCGTCGACCCGCACCAGTTGCTCGGCATCGAGCTGAACCCGCGCGCCGCCGCCATCGCCGAAGTGGTGCTGTGGATCGGCTACCTGCAATGGCACTACCGCACCCGCGGCGACATCAACCCGCCGCAGCCGGTGATCCGCGACTTCCGCAACATCGAGAACCGCGACGCCGTGCTGGCCTACGACCGCATGGAATACGTCACCGACGAGCGCGGCGTGCCGGTCAGTCGCTGGGACGGCGTGAGCATGAAGACCTCGCCGGTCACCGGCGAGGACGTGCCCGACGACAGCAAGCGCGTGCCGCTGGAAAGGTATGTGAACCCACGCAAGGCGGCGTGGCCGGAAGCGGATTTCGTGGTGGGGAATCCGCCGTTTATTGGCGCTTCCAGCATTCGTCGCGCCCTCGGCGACGGCTACGCCGAAGC is a genomic window of Rhodanobacter thiooxydans containing:
- a CDS encoding DsbE family thiol:disulfide interchange protein, with amino-acid sequence MSRLLPFIGFMLLVGLFGFGIWWNTQHDPNAIPTPLLNKPAPAFNLPKLYEPAQTVSKADLLGKPYLLNVFASWCIECGVEHPVLTAEGPTLGVQLVGYNYKDAPADAKAWLAKHGNPYDLLIADEPGQTAIDFGVYGAPESFLVDAKGVIRYKHIGPLTPDVMAKELKPAIAAMLKEVP
- the rnd gene encoding ribonuclease D, giving the protein MSPPEPAAADWIDRPDALQAWLAALPADAAVGLDTEFMRRNTFYPQLALLQLGWNGRYALIDPLAFAIGAALQPLLGAGPAVTIMHSAGEDLETLAPLLPDGPHTLFDTQVAAAFAGMGLGLSYRALVAELAGVDLDKGETRSDWLQRPLTDAQRSYAALDVVYLKTIHEQLAERLQRRDRSAWHAEDCARLKQRASHRDGDPQPQRALRGAADWPVAQQALLRRLLQWRDRRARRLDVPRPWLLDDTLALNLAQQPPRSLGDLEQRGRGQRALRSAQRSELFELLAVPVSDEEIATTARIPGHPQGEAKKALAAMKELIDHRAGELDLPPGLLCPRKVLEEYVVTAEWPEFLEGWRREVLHDRLPDLLPG
- a CDS encoding cytochrome c-type biogenesis protein; this translates as MRLPLRMLLVALLAFAGVAHAQAIEPMPFKDHAQELRFQHLTHQLRCPMCQNETLADSNAPIARDLRNQIFRMMQQGSSDEEIKQYLVARYSDFVLYDPPLTSRTWLLWFGPLLILLGGAGVVLVAIRRRRRLGSTTTETPAGNGPIDNGDDW
- a CDS encoding cysteine dioxygenase family protein, translating into MLTLDFPGSRTLIDAIDAAVAKPTTHELTDSLRNSLCKLIRENAVTLPDCVFEANAEHYARRELYRSEDHGYCVVAMTWGPGQGTPIHDHDGMWCVEGVWNGALEIVQYELIEHDAQRYCFQPVGSIQAGAGSAGSLIPPHEYHSIRNPSDSAVTVSLHIYSGPMTRCSVFQPLPEDRWYGRDVRQLGLDRVH
- a CDS encoding formylglycine-generating enzyme family protein, translated to MPNNATLRRQRALGGALGVIVLGFALLYHFFPGLFHVNPAQAPRRSMSLGAAAPGSGLQPERLSTINELNAGPPLTLAPAAVIAARGSKNANLPEQLSADPPAVQALLERANVALRAGRLVGAKDSAAALFEQALKDKPDSRHAVQGLFDVRARLVAEIDQDIAVGDADAAQDLLGALRTLPNAETEVAQLEASLKILEQVRPMLAKAAGLLRQGKADQPRDGSALELYREVQKLDPQNAVAEQGIFQVQRAVLDRALAAVAQNDFVGADHELAAAQAIRPGSQQMIDVHKRVDDMREQRANGMLAQAHSALDAGNVGLATKLAAQVRAIAPALPALAAFDEQLTNARLYASYKPGQVFADRYVDLPGKTPAMVVIPTGSFRMGAPADEEDHTDAETPQHAVTISKGFAMARSAVTVGEFREFVRASGYVPDSIKLGGASVYDERSGTLRDDADATWQDDYAGRKADDNLPVVNVSWNDARAYAEWLSQRTGKTYRLPSEAEFEYALRGGTSSRYWWGDDAPKRAVENLTGSGDRSRSGRRWSHAFRNYRDGYWGPAPVMSFAANPFGLYDINGNVSEWVLDCWHDNYIRAPDDGSAWVNPGCRSHVVRGGSWGSSPEQVDSAYRQGSSGDTRSGRVGFRVVREL
- a CDS encoding tetratricopeptide repeat protein; this encodes MKTVFFIAAAAMIVVALAVLLLPLMRQGRRSGRPRSVFALALLIALALPLGTGALYLLVGTPAALNGVTAAAAAPLSMQQALTELRTHLQQQPDDLQGWMLLAQTSSMLRQPAEARDAFDHALKLAPNNAEAMIGWAENDSMTRDDHLIEGRALDLLKRAVQLHPDSQRGLWLLGISDFQRGAYREAAATWRLLQPQLEPGSKVATAVAEQIAVADARSGGAPAGASSSAATAAPQGAALQVQVALAPALKDKLAPGDALFVYARAENGPPMPLAVAKLDPAQLPTTVTLNDAMAMTPAYRLSSVQRVFVGARISHSGQPVAQPGDLEGDAGVVAVDSKTPIKISIDKVH
- the ccmE gene encoding cytochrome c maturation protein CcmE — protein: MNPTRKRRLTIVLAILAAAAVAAVLVVLALQNNMNYLLTPSQVQSGEAASYNTFRLGGMVKAGSIQRSSDSLKVTFTVVDAGGAMPVEYTGILPDLFRDNQSVIATGHMDGARFVATEVLAKHDETYMPKELKDAMAKAHEGKRVEEGAAAPNNMQGNPKP
- the metX gene encoding homoserine O-acetyltransferase MetX, which encodes MGDARRYYALPSPFAMKRGGELHGAHVAYETWGTLNAARDNAVLVLTGLSPSAHMTSCEEDPSPGWWEGMAGPGKAIDTTRWFVICVNSLGSDKGSTCPASIDPSTGEPYRLSFPEMALEDVANAAHGVAGSLGISQLACLIGCSMGGMSALAYMLLHPDSARAHISVDTAPQAQPFAIAIRSLQREAIRLDPQFNDGNYDIHAEQGGRYPDLGMSIARKLGVITYRSAMEWNGRFARIRLDPEQREDEPFGREFQVESYLEGHAQRFVRHFDPNSYLYLSRASDWFDIAEYGHGSVLEGLRRIRIEQAMVIGVSTDILFPLQQQEQIAEGLEAAGAKVEFVALDSPQGHDAFLVDIDNYSRAIGGFLNRLAAG
- a CDS encoding heme lyase CcmF/NrfE family subunit, which codes for MTPELGQLALILALLLALAQSILPLIGAWRSNRALMAVARPAAAGQAVFVAMAFGILAWAFLRFDFSVQYVADNSNLALPWYYRIAAVWGAHEGSLLLWILILNVWTVALAAFSQKLPEVFASRVLAVMGLIAVGFLAFIIFTSNPFGRLLPMPGDGADLNPVLQDPGMTFHPPMLYMGYVGFSVAFAFSIAALLGGELEQAWVRWARPWTNVAWAFLTCGIVAGSWWAYAELGWGGWWFWDPVENASFMPWLVGAALIHAQAVTEKRGSLRAWTILLSIFAFSLSLLGTFLVRSGVLTSVHAFASDPRRGVFILAFLTIVVGGSLLLYALRAPKVLGGKAFNVVSRETVLLIGNLMFAVAAAMVLLGTLFPLIGDALNLGRISVGPPYFGFLFPLLMAPIVLLLPFGPFLRWGKGEAPVLKSLLLRVFIAALACAIIAAFLVEGNLKTIVGVAAAVWIMVGVLLYAYKRWREAPRGRRYPGELAGMLLAHLGVGVFVAGVLLSESLSVTRDVRMAPGETQHIGSYDFRFDGVHHTTGPNWTADQGVVTVTRGEKQIAVMHPQKRTYPRGQVQTESAVDAGVTRDLYVALGEPMDANDIEGAWALRLYYKPFIRWIWAGGLLMMLGGLVCATDKRFRIKRSVTAEAGATAAEGLQVQETRA